Within Planococcus citri chromosome 2, ihPlaCitr1.1, whole genome shotgun sequence, the genomic segment CCTCATCTATAGGATCATTGTAAGGggtaaaaaattttgtgggtaACCTTCAACAACtgaaaatgaaggtctctgctgaacttggttaaaatttgttgattttttttctaaatggtcTACCTACTCTAATGCAAACCTACATTTAGGTATCGTCTAAAAATCagtcaattttcagaattaccAATTCTCATGGGTACTTACTATTGTGTTCAATGATCACAAACTGAGAGTGGTTTGCGTCCATCAAGAAGTTCAATATAATCCAGATATGTTTTCAAGAGAAATTAATGAATCCTTCATTGATCATGATTTTGGTAAAGATGTTCTATTTCCCAATATTGATATTGCAAACTTGTATGAAAAGGTGAGTCTTTATAGGTACAATATTTCTTTGATGCTTAAGTAATGGATTGTTATCATGGATTCATCATGCTGAGAAATTTTAGGAAAACCAAGAAAAAgtatttggtaaattatttgaaaatgaaatccagcgaaaaaaatatttcgatatggaacaaaacaaaatactgATGAGAGCTCATTTGGCACCTTTGAATGGATTCATCACTCCTGTAATAAGACAGTCAGCTAAAACATATGGAAATGTCGCTCCAATGTGGAATGTCATCAGAAATAATGCTTGGCGCAAAGTGGAACATTTTATCGATCTTTTAACCAGCCGAGTAAGTGATCAATGTTTTCTCACAAGAGAACCTTATCAACTTATCATCTGCGATTTGGCTGGAATTTTGGCTCAGTGAAAGTTCATGTCTCTCAAACCTCAGAACCCCTATCTAGGAAACAAATTTTCCTGTAGTTTTTTGAGAATCTCTTACAACTTGGACGACCCATCCTTAGAGTAGAATAGGTGTAAACTAGATTGTTGGTGTGCTCGATGGTTAATACCGAGTTCTTCATTACAGATTTTTCTTGACCTGACCGTCGTAAGTGGGACTTACGAAACCTTGAAACTCGATGGAAAAGAAATATATCTAGCAGATGATGATAAAGTGCCTGTACCCTTGGCTTTCTGGAAGCTTGTAATACATGGTGCTGGATCGAACGAGTCTCGTGGTATATTTATTGTTACGGTCAATAATCCATATAACGATATAGGCAACATTATTTGTGAGAAAGATGAATCCGAGAAATATGGTTGGAAACCTATTCAAGAAATTGATCATACCAAAGGTCGTACCATCATTTGTGAATTTCCAGTAAGCATTgtggaaaaaataccaattttatttGGTTCCATGCCAGATCATATTCTTGATCTGAATAAAGTATCAGAATATGAAACTTACTCTGGGGAGATTAATGACTTGGGAAATCTTGTGAAAGAACTGAATCACGATGAAAATGAAGTCCAGGAGGAGAGAAATAAACTTCAGGCGATTCCGATGAGGCGTAAGCCAGAAAACAGCGCTGAGATAAAGTCGCTAATTCCGAAATTAGAAAGTgaaatttcagcgaaaaaagacatttgagctgattgttgtaatattttttcaagtttttaaaattaggttaAGTATTTTGGTATTGATATCACTCGCTGTGTAcctctatctacctacctattgtaagCCATGTATATATAGATATACGCGATATTTGttatatgtttttaaaatattgttcatttgaattaataaaattcacCTTCACTTCTGAAtcgatgtatgtatgtacctacttacggtGATTCTGGATTCCAATGTCTCTACTGTTCGTACTTACTTATCCTGAAACTTTCATTCAGAATGGCATAACTTTGTATGGCCCGGAGTTTGCATTGTACAATGTCCACAATCTAATACATACAGCGGACGATTAAATCTTTTGATTTCTCAACATACCAACATATGACATTTAATTAGCatttccagcagattttatagtgttgaaatttgcaaaagatATCCATCTAGGTATCAGCATACTGAGATGTACTTCTCACAACTcgttcgagattttttttaaaaatatggacaaattcgtgaatttttggtgcaaaaagTAACGGATAGATACCTAAATGCGTCACAAAAATTAATCGTTGACAATTTCTACACCTCGGATTCGGATTTTCTGAACTTCCAAATCGATTCCATTCAAACAAACTAGGtctataaaaatatcaaaaaatagcaCAAACATTCGTAAATATGCGAGCAATATGACACAATATAAAATACGACCCTACGAGAAATCAAACACGTAAGGTGCtataattatatatttttcatttatttaaacaGCTGAATGTCGACACGTTTGTTAGTATAGACAATAGACATAGGTATGTAGTTCTATAATCAAGTTCATAAGCAACTGTTAAATTTTCGAAGTTGAATTGCATTGATTTTTTATCGAGTAGCTACCTGGGAATTTCTAGTGCCGAAACttcgaaaaatattcataaaaggTAGATTTTCGTACAAATAGCTGAAGTTCTCACAACAAGATGAAAAACATAGTGCTCATTTTcgaactttattttttgattggAAATTATCCTGCAGAATGTAGTATGCTCGGTGCTGTTCACtctttttttaagaaaatatgGAATCCACAGCAATATCAAGAACTTCCTACAAGTAAActtaatttttattacctacgtaataaaGACATTTCTTAAGAAAGTGAATATAATTATATAGACGTCCtatagttttaaaaatgaaactgttTGCATTTACATATGTAAGTATTCACTTATATTTTTCCGTAATTTATTACAGGTTTAAATGCTGATCATGATGTCAATGGTAGGTATAAATGTTTcaataatgtttcaattttgagtagaaagtcactcagaaaagcTTTCAGCTGAGGAGATACCATACCTACTCGTGGAGAGGAGATATGAGTCCTCAAAGAAaggaagttttcgaaaaaatcgtggtttttttcgctctaaccCCTACCCAATctgctttggaaaaaaaacaattccaaaggttcacttttagggttctaattcgtgttttgaaaaaattcaaataatgttgcattaattattctgaaatatcaattttttttaaaacgtcttCTCTTTGCGGACCCATATCTCTCCCAAGGGCACCTcaggagctaaaaaaaatttctgagtgattttcaactcaaactgAAAGTCTCCACTGATTTTGGTCATGATCCTCCGCTTACCccaatgtaggtaggtagaggtacatatttcaagttTGCTGGTGTATGTTGAATAAACATTTACctacttgacattttttcagactCTCAATACGACCCTTTCGTAGTATTTCTTTATAAGTTGGATGGGAAAAACTTGATGGATATTAATGCTAATCCACTGCTGTATAACCGATACATTCAGGACGAAACATTTGCTGACATTGTATTCGCTTGTCCGAAAACAATAACTAACGAAGAAAACCGAAttacaattgaaaataatgatcaaactaagaaaaaacttacagatgaaaaaaatgaaccccCAATTAATAACATTTCAACTGCGAAACAAACTCTGTTTGTTGAAATGAATTATCTATCTTTTGTGAAACGGCGGGAAAAACAAGCCAATCAATCAAAAATAGAAACGAGCACAAAAAATGCAGCCAATGATTTAGATCTCGAAGCAGGAGAAGGAAATTCGACTTCTACAACCTCCATTAAAAAAGAACAAGAAGAACGAGATTCTACAGCGTTAGACGATGCGAGAAAGTTCAAATGCCGAAATCCGGTAAGGACTTATTTATTCGAGTCCAAAAAAAGGCATCCCGATGACATTTATAGAGTTTATTTGGTTGGTTTTGAGGTAAAAAAGTACCTAGACTTACCAActtgaattgtgatttttttttttaattttactaaatgattaaaaaaatgtttacctaccTTTCTCAGGTATTTATGgaacaatataaaaatttagTAAAGGCTGACTTCGGAAATTCAGATGACccggtaggtacatatctaactacctacttacctatacctaataaatAATTCTTCTGTAaagattgaatttgaaagttttgaacattagatattaaaatttttatcgcaCGAGGCtcgttgatttgaaattaataattatgtgaaattaaatttcagagATTCAGATTTTATTGGTCTCTTACTGTCATAATCAGTCACTCCGATTCAAGGGTTGTTTGTGTCCAACACGAGGTTCAATATAATAACGATATGTATTCGAAAGaaatcaatgaatcattcgacgATCACGATCTGGGTAAAGAAATCCTATTTCCTGGCATCGATATCGCGAACTTTTACGAACTGGTGAGAATATTGTTCCATTCCTTAATGATCAAAGAGATGGATATATATTCAACGGTCAAAGGTTTACTGgtaaattttaggaaaatcaAGAAGAAGTGTTTCGTGAATTGTTCGAAA encodes:
- the LOC135833623 gene encoding uncharacterized protein LOC135833623, producing the protein MKNIFLVFAVYFFMENYLVECAVIDGSNNELQYDPLAQVLYKLDDGKLTNVNVNPSLFEDCIKDDIFVDIVFACPNTVVDEKQTPVKNNEQPPLTPEQTLVIKMDYTTIVKQHEKQGDRDTTAVDDARNFKCQYPIRPYLFESKKKSTLYKAYIVGFEIDMGKYTNLAKYPFGNSDNENYQFSWVLTIVFNDHKLRVVCVHQEVQYNPDMFSREINESFIDHDFGKDVLFPNIDIANLYEKENQEKVFGKLFENEIQRKKYFDMEQNKILMRAHLAPLNGFITPVIRQSAKTYGNVAPMWNVIRNNAWRKVEHFIDLLTSRIFLDLTVVSGTYETLKLDGKEIYLADDDKVPVPLAFWKLVIHGAGSNESRGIFIVTVNNPYNDIGNIICEKDESEKYGWKPIQEIDHTKGRTIICEFPVSIVEKIPILFGSMPDHILDLNKVSEYETYSGEINDLGNLVKELNHDENEVQEERNKLQAIPMRRKPENSAEIKSLIPKLESEISAKKDI